AGCGAGTCCTCTGACCAGCCTATAATCGACTGAGGATTCTTGTTCTTCCTCTATCTTCTGGAGCATAACTGCAATTTCGCCTTTCTTGGCTCTCTCTTCGCATGCTGTTCTGTACAGTTCTACCAACCTTGAAGCCAGCTTGAGTTCTGATTCACTTCCGGCTAATATCGGAAAGATTCTCCCTCTACTCACCCTTATTCTTAATAGATTCGATGGCAGCAAGCTGTTTAATTCATCACCTCATTCATCATCATCATGGTTTTCGTCATGCTTCTCATCCAGTTCTGAAGCCTCAGTGTTCCTTGCCTCCAGACGAGCCTTCTTTCGTCTGAAGCTTGTTCTTGTTTCAGAGGTGTTGGTTGATACCAATTCTATGAGCTTGGCTTCCTTTTTATCATCCCTCTTCCTCAGAAGTCTCCCTAGCCTCTGGACGAATTCCCTTGAGCTGCCTGTACCGCTTACAATCACCCCTAGTGAAGCATCAGGTACATCTATTCCCTCGTCCAGGACCTTCGATGTTACTATGGCTCTAAATTTTCCCTCCCTGAACTTCCTAAGTATCTCCTTCCTTTCTTTTTTATCAGAGGTGTGTGTTATAAAGGGGATCAGGAATCTTCTGGAAATTCTGTACACTAGGTCGTTATGCTGTGTGAAGATTATCATCCTTTCGTCAGGGTTTGACTCGATTATCTTCTCCAATGCATCCAGCTTGGACTGTGAATTAAAGGCGATATCGATGGCCTTGTTCCTAGCTAGTAAAGCTCTTCTTGCTTCTGGGTCAATTGCAGTTCGCATAATGAATCTTTGAAAGTCGACAGGAGTTGCAAGCCTGATTCTTCTGCTCATTATATATTTCCTGAATACGTTGTAATATCTTTCGTATTCCTGCTTCTCTTCATCCTTCAACTGTACATTGATCCTTTCTAACCTGTAGTCAGAAAGGTAGTTGCCAGCAAGGTCCTTTGGACCTAGTTGATATACGATTCCTCCAACCAGTCTGGGCAGTTCCCTGTGCTGCATGTCTTCTCTCTCATAGGTAGCCGTAAGGCCTAGACGGTAGGGAGAGGCAAACATTTCAGCTATCTGCCTGTAGCCCTGTGCGGCAAGATGATGTACTTCGTCAAAGATTATCAGGCTGAACCTGTTTCCCAGTTCAGCTGCCTTCAGATATGCTGAGTCATAAGTAGAAACTGTTAGAGCCCTCAGCTCTGTCTCCCCTCCTCCAACAGCTCCTATATCAACGCCAAATTCTTCTGCCAGCCTTGTCTTCCACTGGTCAAGAAGGTCAAGAGTTGGAACAACTACAATAGCTGCTTGGTTTACCAGCTCCATCGCCTTTATGCCTATGAGTGTTTTACCAGCCCCCGTCGGCAGGACAACTATACCTCTTTTACCAGCAGTAACCCAGGCCTTCACAGCCTTCTTCTGGTACTCTCTCAGTTCAGACCTGCATTTGAGGACAGGACATGGGATAAGGTCCATCACTCTATCGTTGCAGTAAACATCGCTCCTCCTGAAGAACTCCAGTATCTCTGTGTAGTTCAGCGCCTGAGACCTGAACGCTCTGGCTCTTTCATCCCATACCGCACCAGGGGTTCTTACATCACCTCTGACCAGTATGCTACCTCTGTCATAGGATATTGATGCCTGGAACCCCAAGACGTTATCGCTTTTT
This portion of the Conexivisphaerales archaeon genome encodes:
- a CDS encoding DEAD/DEAH box helicase family protein — translated: MGFQASISYDRGSILVRGDVRTPGAVWDERARAFRSQALNYTEILEFFRRSDVYCNDRVMDLIPCPVLKCRSELREYQKKAVKAWVTAGKRGIVVLPTGAGKTLIGIKAMELVNQAAIVVVPTLDLLDQWKTRLAEEFGVDIGAVGGGETELRALTVSTYDSAYLKAAELGNRFSLIIFDEVHHLAAQGYRQIAEMFASPYRLGLTATYEREDMQHRELPRLVGGIVYQLGPKDLAGNYLSDYRLERINVQLKDEEKQEYERYYNVFRKYIMSRRIRLATPVDFQRFIMRTAIDPEARRALLARNKAIDIAFNSQSKLDALEKIIESNPDERMIIFTQHNDLVYRISRRFLIPFITHTSDKKERKEILRKFREGKFRAIVTSKVLDEGIDVPDASLGVIVSGTGSSREFVQRLGRLLRKRDDKKEAKLIELVSTNTSETRTSFRRKKARLEARNTEASELDEKHDENHDDDE